The nucleotide window GACCACTCCGAGTGGTATGCTTAACAAAATTGCAATCCACATCCCCTGCCAACGAAGTCGGTCGGCATGAGCATGTTCCTCGGCTCCGATGGCTTGGGCCAGAAGAGGATCGAGTCCCATCATGATGCCGCTTCCCAGGACGGTAACCACAAAAAATACAGCGTGGCCCATTCCTACTGCGCCAAGTTCAATTTCGCCCAAACGCCCTACAACGGCCGTGTCCACCGCGCCAAGTGTCATCGTGCCAAAATGGAAAGTGGCAAGCGGCAGAGCAAGTTGAATGAGCCGTTTTAGTTCATCTACGGTATGTCGCTGGGCCGTCATAAAGCTGATAACGAACGGAGATACAAGGAAAGGGTGCTTAGAGCCACCTGCTGGATTTGAACCAGCGACCGCACGCACGAGGAAAAAAGCGGAGGCGTGAGAGCGCGGAGCGCCTCATCTTGAGGGCGTGTACTGAGTTATTCATGGGAAACATAGCAACGGAGCCACCTACTGGATTTGAACCAGCGACCTACGGTTTACGAAACCGTTGCTCTACCGGGCTGAGCTAAGGTGGCAGTGAGCGGAAGTCGGCGGCTTTGCTCCCGACGACACCAAACGTGGGGGAGTATGCAGTAAGCGTGGTTTTTATGCCAGCAAAGCAAGATGCTTAAAGTTCTTCTTCAGGTTCGTCATCGTCATCGAGATCGAGGTCTGCATTGTCAGTTATGACGTCGTCGTCATCGGATGCCGTTTCCTCGTCCTCGTCGTCGTCTTCCTCTTCGAACTCATGGTCGGTGTACTGAACTTCGAGACCTGCTTCAGAAAGCTGCGCTTCAAGAAGCTCTAGAAGTTCATCCACATCGTCACCCGACCATTCGTCGAGAAGCTCGGAGAGCAAATCGTAGAAATCGCCGCTGTTGATGCGTCTTTCCATTTCCTCGATTTCGCCTTCGGAAAATGCGTCAATGATATCCTCGCGCAGAGTTTCGGTGTCGCCTTCCTGAATCGCATCGGCGGCAGAAAGCCGGATCTGTTTGAGTGCCCGTCGGTCCAGAAAAATTTCCATTTCGGCAATCCCGATAGATCAAGGCGAAGCAGGCTGTCAATAATCTATTTGCACATAGGAAAAAGAAGCCTGGCCTTGGAGGCCAGCCAGACGGTAGGATGCCGCCATGCGTTGGGTGCTATTGTGGGACAAAGCTGTGGTTTTTTGCTTGTTTTTGAGCATTTGCTTTTTTGCCGCTGGGGCGGATGCCCAGCAAAATAAAAAGAGCGGTGGGACAGCCGTCCTCGACCAAATTCCTAGGCTGGGTGGCGAATTGCACCTTTCGTCGGTCTTTCCGTTTCTAAACGGCGATTTTTGTCCAGCCGGGGCAGGCTGCGTTTTGGATCAGGGCTTGGGGATCGGTGTGAGTGTGGAGCGGCGCTGGCTTAGCGGACTTTCCTTTGCGCTTGGTTATGATCTTTGGCTGCTCGATACCGATAGCGTGTACGAGCAGGGCGTAATGCAGTTTTTTTACGGTGCTGCGCGTTTTTATTTTCTTCCAACCCACGAACTCCACCCTTATTTGAGTGCAGGTTTTGGTGCGCAGATGTTTGGCGATACCTTTAAGGTAGCCACGGTCGGACCGGCAGCACAGATCCTTTTGGGCTCAGAGTGGGAGATGAATTCGTCGCTTGGCTTCACGGCCGCACTCGGGGCCAGGCTTTTTAGGTTGGCTTCCTTTACGACAGCGAGTGATGGGGTCGAACGTGAGCCTGGTGGCAGCATAAGTGCGATGTTGACCTTACAAATTGGTCTTAGTGTGCTAGTTCTCTGAGCCGCTTCGAGGCAGGGGCGAGGCCGCGAAGCCAAAGAATCAATTGATATGCCCAAAATTCTCGGTTTTTTAAATGCAAAACAAATCCATGCCAAAGCACTTGGCTACTACTGATCACTATGTGTCCATGACCGGCGATGCCGTATCCTCGGAATGGGATCCAACTCTAACGATGCAACTTGTTTGCAGCGGCTGCAGTATTGAAAATCCAAGCCACATGCGTTTTTGCAAGCAGTGTGGGACGCGTCTTTCGGTTATCGATCCAGAAGGTCGTTTAGAAAAGGCGCCTCTCACCAAGCCTGCTTTGGCGCAAGATTACCTTCCGGAGGAAGGTCGCTTGGTTTCGGTCGGAAGCAATGGTGTTGACGGTAAAACTTACCCACTTACGAGCAACCAGATCGACATTGGTTCTCAAGACGGAGATGTCATTTTTGGTGACGACCCCTATCTTTCCGCGCGGCATGCTCGTTTTCTGAGGGATGCGCAAGGGTTTCGCGTTATCGATCTTGCAAGCGTTAATGGTGTGTTTTTACGTGTGAAGCAGAGTGTTCCGCTTGAGCAGGGCGATACGATTCTTATTGGTCAGCAAGTGTTGCGTTTCGAGATCGGGGCGAAGCCAAGCACAAGCCTTGGTCCAGCTTTTCGCCGTGGCGTGAAGGTTTTTGGAACTCCAGAAGTTTCCAGATTGGCCTGGCTTGTGCAATATATTACCGAAGGTGTCGATCGTGACGCGTACTGTCTCTATAGAGAGGAGACAATCTTGGGTAGGGAAAGTGGCGACATAGTGTTTACTGACGATCCCTTCTTATCTCGAAGGCATGCCTCAATTACCTATGATGCCGATAAAAAAGGCTTTTCTTTGACGGATTTGGGCTCTTCCAACGGGACCGGTTTAAAAATTCGCGGAGAAAGCCGCCTAAGATCTGGCGATCAGATTCGGATTGGGCGACAATTGCTTAGATTCGAATTGTTGAACGACGTCCAGAGCGAGGAAAGGTACGACTGAGGATGCAACGGGACCAAGGCGGTAGCCACCCTCCGGACCAATCGAAAGACGGCCAGGGAACCCCTTCAGCTTCGGAGCGCGCGGGTTCGACAGCGCCGTTTGAGGTGGAGACCGTACGTCCGCCAGATGCTACGGACACAAAACTCATTCATCAACGCGATACGATTGAAGGTGTTGACGGCCACCACATTGAGATTCGTCTCTTTGGTGCAACAGATGTGGGTCTCGTTCGCGAACACAACGAAGACAATTTGCTGATTGCGGATCTCGACACCGGCAGAAAAGATTTTAAGGACGCTTCACTCCTAAGTCATGGCGTAGGCTCCAAAGGTACGATTCTAGCTGTGTGCGATGGAATGGGCGGAGCGGCTGCGGGGAAGTTGCTAGCCAAATGGCCGTCGACATTATTTACGATTGCATGTCCGGCGCTCCAGAGCCCCAAGACCGGGACGTTTTTGCGAACCGTTTGGTCAAAGCCATGGTCCGAGCCGGTGAGCGTATCTTTCTTGAAGCGAGCAATAATCGCAATCGCCGTGGGATGGGAACCACCGGAACCGCTGCTGGACTAATCGACGATACCTTGTTTGTCGCTCAAGTGGGCGATAGCCGTGCTTATCTTTTACGTGATGGCAAATTGAGTCTTATCACTAAAGATCAATCGTTGGTTAACCAACTTATCGAAGCAGGTCAGCTCACCGAAGAGGAAGCTGAGGCCTTTGAGCACTCCAACATTATTTTGCAAGCGCTTGGCACTACCGAAGAAGTTCAGGTGGACTTAACCTTTGCGCAACTTAGGCAGGCTGACCGCTTGCTTATTTGCTCTGATGGTCTTTCTGGCTTGGTGCACGATTCGGCCATCGAGGAAATTCTTCATCAAGAAAAAGATCCTCGATTGGCTTGTGAAAAACTCATCAGGCTAGCCCACAGTGGCGGTGGCCATGACAACATTACGGTGATTGTCGCAGATTTTTTTGGTCCCGGGCTTAAGTCTGCGGATGACAAGGCCGAAGTCCAGTATCAACAATATCCCTTGCCTCCCGACGTTGAACGTGAAGGGGTGCCTCAAACGCGAAAGCTTCGTGTTGATCGGGCTGCTGAAGCGACTGAGCCGATTGGCTTTCATGACACTGTACCGGTTTCCGGTGGCCCTGGCGTACATCTGAAACGCTTGGGTGTATTTTTGATTTCAACGGCGCTGTTGGGCGGACTTGTTTTTTTGTTGATGCTTTCCTGGCCGAGTATTCATCGGCATTTCTTTCGGAATGCCGGTAAGAATGCTATTTCTTCGGGTGAATCGTCAACAATGAGACCACACGATCCGGCTGCTGAACTTGTCGAAGTACGAGTGCGGACGGATGCCGAAGATGCGCTGCTCTATGTCGATGGTGAGCGTTACGGTGAACTGCCGGCTCAAGAAGATCTAAGCTTACTGTTTCCTCCTGGAGCCTATCGTTTCGAAGCGCGAAGCCGTGGCAGTGTCGTTGCTGCCACCCTTGTTACGGTGGAGCCCGGGGCTACTGCTGACGTTGCCCTCAACTTGCCAACAGGAGAAAGTAACCAAGTTCGGCGAAACCAAGCGCCGGTGCTCCTTGAGCCTAACGCGAACCCAGAGCTTCAAGAAGTTCCTCCGGCTGAGCCCTACGATGAGGCTCCTCCCCAAGAGCAAACCCCAACCCTCGCCCCAGCGCCCCAGCGAGTGCCGCCTCGAGAGCAGCCCCCTGCTGAGTCCCCACCGTCCCCACCAGCTGAGCCTTAATCGAGGCCTGTGATGATACGTATTCGTCAGAGTTTTGGAGTGCACGCAGGACGTGTGCTGGAATTTGATCAGGAAGTCGTTCGTTTTGGTCGCCTACCGGAGAGCGACGTTCCTTTTGATCCTAAAGTCGATCTTGATGCTTCGGGTCGTCATGCTGAAATCCGAAAAACGGTTGACGGCTTTCAGCTCGTTGATGTGGGCTCACGTAATGGCACTTTTCTAAACGGCGAGAATATCACGCAAGCGTTGCTTTCGGACGGTGATGAGATTGAGTTCGGAATCGGCGGTCCACGGGTTACGATCGAAATTTCCGGACAAAGTTCCACCATGGCCACTCAAAGCGTGACCGACGACATGTTGGATGAAGCAACCTTGTTGGCCGAGCCATCGTCGGAAAAAAAAAGTCTAGCTGACGACGGTGCAACGAGCGTTTTCGATGAGAACGCCCGTACCACCGCCACGGCCTCGGAGCTGGATGTTGAACTCGCGCGAACACCGCTCAAAACGAAGCGCGTTTCGGCCTGGAAGAAGCCACACGCCTTGCTCGCTGTGTTTTTGTTGTTCTGTCTTGTGCTTGCTGTTGGACTTTTTTTCTATGTGAAAAATCAACGGCAGACGGAGCTCTCTTTAGCCAAAAACGGCGAGCTCAAAGAAGCGCAGCTGAGTCCTGAGCAAATCGAACAGCGCTATATTAAAGCCATGTTTGCTATCGTCGAGCAGAATGCCAATAAACAAGTTGGCTTGGTATGCACCGCGTTTGCTGTGCGCTCGGATCTGCTCGCAACTGCCGCTCACTGTCTTAGTGCGGTTGAAGAAGCAGCGGCTCGTGGCTCGGCTTTTCATGTTGCGCCGTGTGCAAGCAACAATGGTCCAAAGGCAGCCATTGTTCGTATGTGGCGTCATCCCGAATTTATGCTTTCCGGGGTTCGGCCTTCGGCCAATATCGGCATCGTGCAGGTCGATCGACAGATTGATAGCCATCTGAAGATTGCCGATGCTAAGACACTGGCCGGACTTCAAGCTGGAGTGCCCCTCTTTTTGTTTGCGGCGGGCTCAATCGGTGAAATCAGTAGCGGGAAACTTTATTCAAGCAAACTCGAGTCCCTGTCCGAAAAACGCGAGCCGAAAAACAAACTTGGAGTCACCGTTCTAAACTACAACGCTGTTCTTCCGCCCAGTGCCGGTGGCAGCCCCGTGTTAGATTCCGCCGGCCGTGTGCTTGGCGTGCACGTAGCCAGTCTAGGTGCCCTCGTCGCGGGAATGGCCGCAACGGAGCGTCCTACCGAAGGCTATACCTATGGAATTCGGGTTGATGCGCTCCAGGAGCTGCTTCTTGGCTTAGGTCGCTAAGGGACTGGGCGAAATTCAGGTTACAACCTGGTTTAACGGTATTTCTTCAACTCCGGTTCGAAAACTTGACGGAGGGATCATCCCAGCGGACAGTGTAGGTATGTTTACTACAGGTGGTCGTGTTACTGACATTGTGGGTCTTTATCGTTACCGAGGGCAATATCCTGCTGCAGTACGTGCCGTGCGCAGTCGGGCTCCAGAGCAACGTCGCTGGCGTTGGGCTGTGGCGGGAATTACCGAGAGCGCGGGCGCTTTGCTTGGAAAACAGCGTCGTTTTGTAGTCGAGCCTGTGCGTGAAATGGTGCTTGATATGCAGGATGATTCACTTCGCAGCCAAGTGGTGCTTGACGCCTGGCAGCGCGGCGTGGATCTCGATCGCGGCGAAGTGCTTCCAGAACACAACACCTGGGACCTACGACGCAAAGCGTTTTTGAAAAATCTCTACCTCGAGAGCTTGGAGCCTTGGATTCATCTTCCCAAGGATGGCTTTGCCCCAGTTACGCTTGCGCCGGTGATTCTTGCCGCAAAAGATCGGGCGCAACTTGATCGCAGTCATGCGGCTCGGCTCACTGCTTTTCTTGATGATGAAGAAAGCGGTCGTGGCGAAGTGCGAAGTCGCGTTGCAAACTATCTTGAAAACGCGCGTCGCTGGGACGAGTTTAGTGTATCTTTGTGTAACTGAACGAATACCGTGAGTCCAAACACCAGCCATCCACCGCCTCCGATAATTCAGCGCAAACTTGTGTTTGTGATGGTGGGTCTACCTGCGCGCGGAAAAACGCATATCGCGCAAAAACTTGGACGCTACATCAGCTGGCTAGGTTATGAAAGCAAGG belongs to Myxococcales bacterium and includes:
- a CDS encoding FHA domain-containing protein, whose product is MPKHLATTDHYVSMTGDAVSSEWDPTLTMQLVCSGCSIENPSHMRFCKQCGTRLSVIDPEGRLEKAPLTKPALAQDYLPEEGRLVSVGSNGVDGKTYPLTSNQIDIGSQDGDVIFGDDPYLSARHARFLRDAQGFRVIDLASVNGVFLRVKQSVPLEQGDTILIGQQVLRFEIGAKPSTSLGPAFRRGVKVFGTPEVSRLAWLVQYITEGVDRDAYCLYREETILGRESGDIVFTDDPFLSRRHASITYDADKKGFSLTDLGSSNGTGLKIRGESRLRSGDQIRIGRQLLRFELLNDVQSEERYD
- a CDS encoding protein phosphatase 2C domain-containing protein, with protein sequence MAVDIIYDCMSGAPEPQDRDVFANRLVKAMVRAGERIFLEASNNRNRRGMGTTGTAAGLIDDTLFVAQVGDSRAYLLRDGKLSLITKDQSLVNQLIEAGQLTEEEAEAFEHSNIILQALGTTEEVQVDLTFAQLRQADRLLICSDGLSGLVHDSAIEEILHQEKDPRLACEKLIRLAHSGGGHDNITVIVADFFGPGLKSADDKAEVQYQQYPLPPDVEREGVPQTRKLRVDRAAEATEPIGFHDTVPVSGGPGVHLKRLGVFLISTALLGGLVFLLMLSWPSIHRHFFRNAGKNAISSGESSTMRPHDPAAELVEVRVRTDAEDALLYVDGERYGELPAQEDLSLLFPPGAYRFEARSRGSVVAATLVTVEPGATADVALNLPTGESNQVRRNQAPVLLEPNANPELQEVPPAEPYDEAPPQEQTPTLAPAPQRVPPREQPPAESPPSPPAEP
- a CDS encoding FHA domain-containing protein, with translation MIRIRQSFGVHAGRVLEFDQEVVRFGRLPESDVPFDPKVDLDASGRHAEIRKTVDGFQLVDVGSRNGTFLNGENITQALLSDGDEIEFGIGGPRVTIEISGQSSTMATQSVTDDMLDEATLLAEPSSEKKSLADDGATSVFDENARTTATASELDVELARTPLKTKRVSAWKKPHALLAVFLLFCLVLAVGLFFYVKNQRQTELSLAKNGELKEAQLSPEQIEQRYIKAMFAIVEQNANKQVGLVCTAFAVRSDLLATAAHCLSAVEEAAARGSAFHVAPCASNNGPKAAIVRMWRHPEFMLSGVRPSANIGIVQVDRQIDSHLKIADAKTLAGLQAGVPLFLFAAGSIGEISSGKLYSSKLESLSEKREPKNKLGVTVLNYNAVLPPSAGGSPVLDSAGRVLGVHVASLGALVAGMAATERPTEGYTYGIRVDALQELLLGLGR